The following proteins are encoded in a genomic region of Tenacibaculum sp. 190524A05c:
- a CDS encoding translocation/assembly module TamB domain-containing protein yields the protein MILILSTPFVQSELAKIATKRINKDFDTNIVVKKLDLSLLGNVDLKDIEIRDHHKDTLIFIKSLKTSLRNVKKVMDNEVDLGDITLRGVNFHMKKYKGEEDDNLAVFIDTFEDENDTIKSKTPFILKSKNIYVDNLNFKLIDADRKEPLQYAAYNAGGSIQDFSVVGPNVFANIRGLFLKDNRDIYVTNLTTDFTYSKTQMAFKDLTLITDNESKLQGDLEFNYNRKDFAQFTDKVKLKANFKKSELSVKDVSKFYSEIRGNDKMFFTGRFNGTLNNFNTPNLNMYSKNGLVVRGDMGFVNVFKSERGFVFDADLDKVSSNYNQLKSLLPNVLGKTLPTSFSRLGKFSISGLINLTPEIMDATLSLTSEAGGTISDLQFTNIDDIDNATYNGEIEFIDLDIGVIADDPDLGEVSLKADVKGRGFNVDNINSVIIGNVSKLNYRGYAYKDLTVNGQFQNKKFDGYLKSEDENFKLEFKGLADFSAEVNKFDFTADIDKLDLRKTNLFDRDSISVIKGDVKLDVVGNTLDNIVGKAAFKNLVYTNENKTFSFKDFQVNSSLKDSIKTIEVNSRDIVQGKLEGKFVFKDLLPVFQNALGSVYTNYEPLPVDPNQFIKFDFKIYNQIVDVFLPKIAIGNNTRIRGKVDSNSNEVKLTFSSPDVSAYENLIKDVVLRIDNKNKLYNTHLTASEIKNKYYDLGELNLINRTANDTLFFKSTFKGGKKLTENFNMNFFYTIDPNHESVVGIQKSTFNHNNYDWTINPKADSNNKVTFDFGKNHFEFSPFEFVSNEQKIEFEGNVLGDTQKDLKASFTDVQLVGILPEMENLALSGLLNGKVALKEQENLIEPIADITVNDVIVNDFSQGTLKMKIEGENSLNKYKVDVSLRDYEFDNVKIVGGLDFSKKEAEVDLDVKFREYELNGFSDFGGDVISNIRGRLSGDFTAKGPAINPVFRGDISLLDAGLTFPYLNIDFDFVDNTTIRLFDQTFRINNMILQDTKYDTKGYLSGSITHQDFEKWYMKLDVDTPNLLVLDTKEAEEVPYYGKGLIRGNAQIRGLTSNLSINVNATTQPGTLFVIPLNDVSTVNNYKLIRFKTNDKELSSEDLSIEKVKGLNLNFNLAVTKDAVAQVVIDKVSGSDLKGSGNGNLNIEIDTRGKFIMDGGITIENGVYNFKYGGIISKPFNVQRGGTISWTGDPLNAQLDLTAIYQTKANPAQLLDNINSTRKIPIDLYTKITGGLFDSKQEFDIKIPNANSTVASELEFKLNENDLNTKMQHFTFLMAFSTFYDEEAIGNSASQGITGTAAQVATSILSSVINKEDGKFQVGLGYVQGDRTNVDQLQNAIDDQVDVSVSTQISDRVLVNGRVGVPVGGNTQTSVVGEVKVEVLLNEQGTLRGTFFNKPNDVQFDIDNEGYTQGLGLSYQVNFNTISELGEKLGFKKKKKKVEKKDSIIVKKRKLISFKTKPKPDSTKTKNEQKN from the coding sequence TTGATTTTAATTTTGTCTACTCCTTTTGTTCAGAGTGAACTAGCTAAAATAGCTACAAAACGCATCAATAAAGATTTCGATACAAACATTGTTGTTAAGAAGCTCGATTTATCACTTTTGGGTAATGTAGATCTTAAAGATATTGAAATTAGAGACCATCATAAGGATACTTTAATTTTTATTAAGAGTTTAAAAACTTCCCTTCGTAACGTAAAAAAAGTGATGGACAATGAAGTTGATTTGGGCGATATTACGTTAAGAGGAGTTAATTTTCATATGAAAAAGTACAAAGGAGAAGAGGATGATAACCTAGCTGTTTTTATAGATACCTTCGAAGATGAAAATGATACGATTAAAAGTAAAACTCCTTTCATTTTAAAATCAAAAAATATCTATGTTGATAATTTAAACTTTAAATTGATTGATGCAGATAGAAAAGAACCATTACAATATGCAGCATATAATGCAGGTGGTAGCATTCAAGATTTTTCAGTTGTAGGTCCCAATGTATTTGCAAATATTCGAGGTTTGTTTTTAAAAGACAATCGAGATATTTATGTAACGAATCTAACTACCGATTTCACCTACAGTAAAACCCAAATGGCTTTTAAGGATTTAACGCTAATTACAGATAATGAATCCAAACTGCAAGGTGATTTAGAGTTTAACTATAACCGTAAAGATTTTGCTCAATTTACGGACAAAGTAAAGCTGAAGGCAAATTTTAAAAAGAGCGAACTTTCTGTAAAGGATGTAAGCAAATTTTATTCTGAAATTCGAGGTAATGATAAAATGTTTTTCACGGGAAGATTTAATGGAACTTTAAATAATTTCAATACGCCTAACTTGAACATGTACTCGAAGAATGGATTGGTTGTGCGTGGAGATATGGGTTTTGTAAATGTCTTCAAGTCAGAACGAGGATTTGTTTTCGATGCTGATTTAGATAAAGTTTCTTCGAATTATAACCAACTTAAAAGTTTACTTCCTAACGTCCTTGGAAAAACACTTCCTACGAGTTTTAGTAGACTTGGAAAGTTTTCAATTTCTGGTTTGATAAATCTTACACCAGAAATTATGGACGCTACGTTATCTCTTACTTCGGAAGCCGGAGGTACAATTTCTGATTTACAGTTTACAAATATTGATGATATTGATAATGCAACGTATAACGGAGAAATTGAATTTATTGATCTTGATATAGGAGTAATTGCCGATGATCCAGACCTAGGAGAAGTTTCTTTAAAAGCAGACGTAAAAGGTAGAGGTTTTAATGTAGACAACATCAATTCTGTAATTATTGGAAATGTATCTAAGCTTAATTATAGAGGTTATGCCTACAAGGATTTAACTGTAAATGGGCAATTTCAGAATAAAAAGTTTGATGGTTACTTAAAGTCAGAAGATGAAAATTTTAAGCTAGAGTTTAAAGGACTTGCAGATTTCTCGGCAGAAGTGAACAAGTTTGATTTTACTGCAGATATTGATAAACTAGATTTAAGAAAGACGAATTTATTCGATAGAGATAGCATTTCAGTTATCAAAGGAGATGTGAAACTTGATGTGGTAGGAAATACACTGGATAATATTGTAGGAAAAGCTGCTTTTAAGAATTTAGTGTATACCAATGAGAATAAAACATTTTCGTTTAAAGATTTTCAAGTAAACTCTTCACTTAAAGATAGTATTAAAACTATTGAAGTAAATTCTAGAGATATTGTTCAAGGTAAGCTAGAAGGTAAGTTTGTGTTTAAAGATTTGCTTCCAGTTTTTCAAAATGCTTTAGGAAGCGTATATACAAACTACGAACCTTTACCAGTTGATCCCAATCAGTTTATTAAGTTTGATTTTAAAATTTACAATCAAATTGTAGACGTGTTTTTACCAAAAATTGCCATCGGAAATAACACAAGGATTAGAGGAAAGGTTGATTCAAATAGTAATGAAGTAAAACTGACCTTCAGTTCGCCCGATGTTAGCGCTTACGAGAATTTGATAAAAGATGTTGTTCTGAGGATTGATAATAAAAACAAACTTTATAACACGCATTTAACAGCAAGCGAGATTAAGAATAAGTATTACGATCTTGGAGAGTTGAATTTAATCAATAGAACAGCAAATGACACTTTGTTTTTTAAATCAACCTTTAAAGGCGGGAAGAAATTAACCGAAAACTTTAATATGAATTTCTTCTATACTATTGATCCAAATCACGAATCTGTAGTTGGAATTCAAAAATCTACGTTTAATCATAATAATTATGATTGGACGATTAATCCAAAAGCAGATAGCAATAATAAAGTTACTTTTGATTTTGGAAAAAACCATTTTGAATTTAGTCCTTTTGAATTCGTGTCCAATGAGCAGAAAATTGAATTTGAAGGAAATGTATTAGGGGATACTCAAAAAGATTTAAAAGCCAGCTTTACAGATGTTCAATTAGTTGGTATTCTGCCAGAAATGGAAAATTTAGCTTTATCAGGATTATTAAATGGTAAAGTTGCACTCAAAGAACAGGAAAATTTAATAGAACCAATTGCGGATATTACGGTAAATGATGTGATTGTAAATGATTTCTCTCAAGGTACATTGAAAATGAAAATAGAAGGAGAGAATTCTTTAAATAAATACAAGGTAGATGTATCACTTCGAGATTATGAGTTCGATAACGTTAAAATTGTAGGAGGATTAGATTTTTCTAAAAAAGAAGCAGAGGTAGATTTAGATGTGAAATTCAGAGAATACGAATTAAATGGATTTAGTGATTTTGGTGGTGATGTAATTTCGAATATTCGTGGAAGACTTTCTGGAGATTTTACAGCTAAAGGTCCAGCTATTAATCCTGTTTTTAGAGGAGATATTTCTTTACTGGATGCAGGTTTAACTTTTCCATATCTAAATATTGACTTTGATTTTGTAGATAATACTACAATACGTTTGTTTGATCAGACTTTCCGAATCAATAACATGATTCTACAAGACACGAAATACGATACAAAAGGCTATTTATCAGGAAGTATTACACATCAAGATTTTGAGAAATGGTACATGAAGTTAGATGTCGATACTCCTAATTTATTAGTATTAGATACAAAAGAAGCAGAAGAAGTACCGTATTACGGGAAAGGATTAATTAGAGGAAATGCACAAATACGAGGATTAACGAGTAACTTGAGTATAAACGTTAATGCAACAACTCAACCTGGAACATTATTCGTCATTCCTTTGAACGATGTTTCAACAGTGAATAATTATAAACTTATTCGCTTTAAAACAAATGATAAAGAATTAAGTTCTGAAGATTTAAGTATCGAGAAAGTAAAAGGATTGAATCTTAATTTTAATCTAGCCGTAACTAAAGATGCTGTTGCCCAGGTTGTAATTGATAAAGTTTCAGGAAGTGATTTAAAAGGTAGTGGAAACGGAAATCTAAATATCGAAATTGATACTAGAGGAAAGTTTATCATGGATGGTGGAATAACCATTGAAAATGGAGTATATAACTTCAAATATGGAGGGATTATAAGCAAGCCTTTTAATGTGCAAAGAGGAGGAACAATTTCTTGGACTGGAGATCCGTTAAACGCCCAACTAGATCTTACTGCCATCTATCAAACCAAGGCGAATCCTGCACAATTATTGGATAATATCAATTCAACAAGAAAAATTCCAATTGATTTATATACTAAAATTACAGGAGGATTATTTGACTCTAAACAGGAATTTGATATTAAAATTCCAAATGCAAATTCAACTGTTGCATCAGAATTAGAGTTTAAGCTAAATGAGAATGATTTAAATACCAAAATGCAACACTTTACATTTTTAATGGCTTTTAGTACTTTTTATGATGAAGAAGCAATTGGTAATAGTGCTTCTCAAGGAATTACAGGAACTGCTGCTCAAGTTGCAACAAGTATACTTTCAAGTGTTATTAATAAAGAAGATGGAAAATTCCAAGTTGGATTAGGATATGTTCAAGGGGATAGAACAAATGTTGATCAGCTTCAAAATGCTATTGATGATCAAGTTGATGTTTCGGTATCAACTCAAATTTCAGATAGAGTTCTTGTAAATGGTAGAGTAGGAGTACCCGTAGGAGGAAATACTCAAACAAGTGTTGTTGGTGAAGTAAAGGTAGAAGTCTTGTTAAATGAACAAGGAACATTAAGAGGAACCTTCTTTAATAAGCCCAATGATGTTCAATTTGACATTGATAATGAAGGGTATACTCAAGGTCTTGGTTTGTCTTATCAAGTAAACTTTAATACAATCTCAGAACTTGGTGAAAAACTAGGTTTTAAAAAGAAAAAGAAGAAAGTAGAGAAAAAAGATAGTATTATTGTAAAGAAAAGAAAGCTAATCAGCTTTAAGACCAAACCGAAACCAGATTCTACAAAAACTAAAAATGAGCAGAAAAATTAA
- the tsaD gene encoding tRNA (adenosine(37)-N6)-threonylcarbamoyltransferase complex transferase subunit TsaD: MKKEVYILAIESSCDDTSAAVLKNDEVLSNVIANQEVHSKYGGVVPELASRAHQQNIVPVVQQAIERAGITKEQLSAIAFTRGPGLMGSLLVGTSFAKSLALGLNIPLIDVNHMQAHILAHFIKEEDCKIPPFPFICLTISGGHTQIVKIINHFEMEILGETIDDAVGEAYDKSAKILGLPYPGGPLVDKYAQQGNPKAYQFTQPKVGDLEFSFSGLKTQILYFIQKNVKENPNFIEENLYDICASIQYTIVEILMKKIKNAVKQTGIKDIAIAGGVSANSEIRKRLNEADKHWGWNTYIPKFQYTTDNAAMIAIAGYLKFLNKDYADISVAAKARLKVTE; this comes from the coding sequence TTGAAAAAAGAGGTTTACATTTTAGCTATTGAAAGTTCTTGTGATGATACGAGTGCTGCGGTATTAAAAAATGATGAAGTATTAAGTAATGTTATCGCTAATCAAGAGGTACATTCTAAATATGGTGGTGTTGTTCCTGAGTTAGCTTCTCGAGCGCATCAACAAAACATTGTTCCTGTTGTACAACAAGCAATTGAGCGTGCCGGAATTACAAAAGAACAATTAAGTGCAATTGCCTTTACTCGCGGTCCTGGTTTAATGGGTTCTTTATTAGTTGGAACTTCATTTGCTAAATCTTTAGCATTAGGATTAAATATTCCTTTAATCGATGTAAACCATATGCAAGCTCATATTCTTGCTCATTTTATAAAAGAAGAAGATTGTAAAATCCCTCCGTTTCCATTCATCTGTTTAACCATAAGTGGTGGACATACTCAAATTGTAAAAATCATAAATCATTTTGAGATGGAAATTTTAGGTGAAACCATAGATGATGCTGTTGGTGAAGCTTATGATAAATCCGCAAAAATCTTAGGACTTCCTTATCCTGGTGGACCTTTAGTCGATAAATATGCTCAACAAGGAAATCCAAAAGCATACCAGTTTACACAACCCAAAGTTGGAGATTTAGAGTTTAGCTTTAGTGGATTAAAAACACAGATTTTATATTTCATTCAGAAAAACGTTAAGGAAAATCCAAATTTCATTGAAGAAAATCTTTACGATATCTGTGCTTCAATTCAATACACTATAGTTGAGATTCTAATGAAAAAAATTAAGAATGCAGTAAAACAAACAGGAATTAAAGACATCGCTATTGCTGGAGGAGTTTCTGCTAATTCTGAAATTAGAAAACGTTTAAACGAAGCTGATAAACATTGGGGATGGAACACATACATTCCAAAATTTCAATACACCACAGATAATGCAGCTATGATTGCCATTGCTGGATATTTGAAATTTCTAAATAAAGATTACGCTGATATTTCGGTTGCCGCTAAAGCACGATTGAAAGTAACAGAATAA
- a CDS encoding thioredoxin family protein, protein MKALKSILVLAVLAVTVAFTTKAKKGYQIGDKVENFTLKNIDGKMVSLSDYADDKGVILVFTCNHCPYSKMYEDRIIALDKKYKTKGYPVVAINPNDPAVSSGDDFDSMIERSKSKGFTFPYLFDDGQKVFPKFGATRTPHVFILKNAKKDFVLSYIGAIDDNARDASSVNTLYVENAVDDLLAGKTPRQTETKAIGCSIKVAK, encoded by the coding sequence ATGAAAGCTTTAAAATCAATTCTAGTATTAGCAGTTTTAGCTGTTACCGTAGCTTTTACAACAAAAGCGAAAAAAGGATACCAAATAGGAGATAAGGTTGAAAATTTTACATTGAAAAATATTGATGGGAAAATGGTTTCTCTAAGTGATTATGCTGATGATAAAGGTGTAATTTTAGTTTTTACTTGCAATCATTGCCCGTATTCTAAAATGTATGAAGATAGAATCATAGCATTAGATAAAAAGTATAAAACTAAAGGATACCCAGTAGTTGCTATAAATCCAAATGATCCTGCAGTTTCTTCAGGAGATGATTTCGATTCAATGATTGAAAGATCTAAATCAAAAGGATTTACTTTCCCATATTTGTTTGATGATGGTCAAAAAGTATTCCCAAAGTTTGGAGCAACACGTACACCGCATGTATTTATTTTAAAGAATGCTAAGAAGGATTTTGTTCTTTCTTATATTGGAGCAATTGATGATAATGCAAGAGATGCTTCTAGCGTAAATACTTTATATGTTGAAAATGCAGTAGACGATTTATTAGCAGGTAAAACACCAAGACAAACTGAAACAAAAGCAATTGGTTGTTCAATCAAGGTTGCAAAATAA
- a CDS encoding TlpA disulfide reductase family protein gives MKLKLIPLTLLLLSSLVSCKQEANKEEQQTPVKKETKVQTDLKKDLGLKVLNFDELKPFIEKNDDKTHVVNFWATWCKPCVEELPAFEKIHEENKDKNVEVLLVSLDFPNEIESHLIPFIMEHKLAPEVIVLDDPDQNKWINGVDKSWSGALPATIIYNKNKRSFYEQSFSYDALNQELQKFIN, from the coding sequence ATGAAATTAAAACTAATACCCCTTACATTACTTCTTTTATCATCTCTTGTATCTTGTAAACAAGAAGCCAATAAGGAAGAACAACAAACTCCAGTTAAAAAAGAAACTAAAGTTCAGACTGATTTAAAAAAGGATCTTGGATTAAAGGTTTTAAATTTTGATGAATTGAAACCTTTTATAGAGAAGAATGATGATAAAACACATGTGGTGAATTTTTGGGCAACTTGGTGTAAACCTTGCGTTGAAGAATTACCAGCTTTTGAAAAGATTCACGAAGAAAATAAAGATAAGAATGTAGAGGTATTATTGGTGAGTTTAGATTTTCCTAATGAAATTGAAAGTCATTTAATTCCATTTATCATGGAACATAAGTTAGCTCCGGAAGTTATAGTGTTAGATGATCCAGATCAAAATAAATGGATTAATGGTGTAGATAAAAGTTGGAGCGGAGCTTTACCAGCAACTATTATTTATAACAAAAATAAAAGATCATTTTACGAACAGTCGTTTAGTTACGATGCCCTTAATCAAGAACTACAAAAATTTATAAATTAA